TTATGATGTATGTTGCATTGATCCACCTAGTGGTGAATAAGGTTAAAAAGGAAAGGTGGGCTCAAAGAACAATATACTCcttctgtccgaaaatacttgtcgggaaAATGAATgtgtctagacgtattttagttttagaattCGTTTTTATCCATTTCTCCAACAAGTATTTCCAGACAGGGGAGTACATTATATGGACCAGTTCATCATCAAGGCATCAACGTGAAAAGTTGTGCCTGACATAAAAATTAAATCAGTGGACAAGCCAAAGAAAAACATGGACGAAACTATTATCTATgtcgaattttttttagaatggcaCATCAGATTACAAACTGCAACTTTCCACTTAAGTTAAATTCATTATAGAAGGATATAGCATGTTTCCCGGTTGGATAACTTGATATTTGAAGTTAACTTTCATACATCAAAGTGATTTGACGTCTCGAATCAAAAATTGCACAATTCTCAAGCAAGTTATTTAGCAGTTAATTACAGCACGAGGCTCTACAAATTTGCTCATGCTACAGCTTGTGACTCATGAATTAATCATTCACTTTAAGGTGCTCGTAGCAAGTACTCCTCGACTGTTCCACGCAAAAAGACACGTTCTTGATTAAACTAACAGCCATGGGTCGGAGCTGGGGCGCGCAGCCACTCAAGCTCAAAAAAAAGACAAAAACAAATAGCAATTTGGCAAGTGGCAACTTGCAGCGCAGATTCATCAGCCGTCGCTGAGCTAGCTGCCCCTCTCCTCCCGCGAGAAGAGCATCCATCCATGGCGCCGGGGGTGGGGGAGGCGGAGGGGGCAGGCAGGAGAGGGGTCCCTTCCCTGCTCGCCGGCGGCGGAACCGGGCAGGAGGAGCACATCGCCTCCGACGTCACCCAGGCAAACCTCTCTCTCCTCTCGGAGCAGATTCACCGAGATTGACTTGCATTGGGATTTAGGAGAGGGGGAGGCTCATGTGGAGCGGTTGGTTTTCTTCAGCTAATAGGGTGGACGCCGCTGATCGAGCTGAAGCGGGTCGCCGGGAAGGAGGGGGTGGGTGCCCGCATCGTCGGCAAGATGGAGGCCTACCAGCCCCTCTGCTCCGTCAAGGACCGCAGCGCTCTCAGGTACTGTCAGCTCGTTCTGATCAGGCTCGTTTCTTTTTACAAATCTTGGGATGGTATCAGGTTAGAGAGCTAGTTTTATTAGTGTCTACTGAGCAAATGAATGAGGTGGATGATACTGTTGAACTGAACCACTAACCTTCAGTAAGCCACCCTTCCTACTGTTTACAGTTGCCTAGAACACCAAAACATTTGTAGGAAGACTTTTTTTTACAAGAAAATAGTGACTTCAGCTTCTGATCGGGTACATAGTCTTGCTGTTGTCAGAACACCAAAACATCTGGTAAGTATTGGAATTATGAGCTTATGATGAGACGGCTTCTTTATGTATCCTTCAGGATGATAGAAGACGCTGAAGAGAAAGGGCTGATTTCACCTGGTGTCACGACTCTAGTCGAGCCGACAAGTGGTAATTTGGGGCTAGGACTGGTTCTCATTGCTTTGAGCAAAGGGTACAGGTTTGTCGCGGTGATGCCGGGCCAGTACTCGCTGGATAAGCAGATCTTGTTGAGATACATGGGTGCTGAGTTGTTCATAACTGGTAAGTTCAGCATAATATTAGTTGCTTCCTGCCTCAAGGAAAAGCAATTGTTCATTTATTTGCTTAGGTCTGATTTATTTGCTTACCGTGACCACCGAGGAAGCAATGGTGAACGCAAGGAGGTTGGCAATGGAAGAGGGCCTGCTTGTGGGCATATCTTCCGGGGCAAACTTGGCGGCTTGCTTGAAGGTTCTTACATCACCGAGGACCAGTCTGGGACAAACTTTCTTTGAGTTATCTTAAGATTTCTCTTCCTGATCTTTAGTAACTTTTGAAATCAAATATATTTTTAGGTTGCGGCGAGAGAAGAGAACAAGGGAAAGATGATTGTGACCATGTTCCCCAGCGGGGGCGAGAGATACATGAACTCTGACCTCTTTGCAGCTGTAAGAGAGGAGTGTATTGCCATGACCTTTTGATCTCACATGCTACAAAATTTAGAGTTGTTGTATGTAAAAGGTATATGTAGCTAGTTATCGTATTGTGTTGCACGACCTTAATACGGAGTTCATCTACAAGGGACCATGAATTGTTGTTAGTCATTGAATGATGTATTACCAGATCATCGATGCCACAACGGCACCAAAACAGAACATCTATGTTGTGAATTTGGTGTCCAGTTGGTTCTTGGTACATGGTACAGAACATCTATGTTGTGAATTTGGTGTCCAGTTGGTTCTTGGTACAGAACATCTATGTTGTGAATTTGGTGTCCAGTTGGTTCTTGGTGTGTGCAGAAATTTGTTTTATTTTAGAAAATTGAagttttttttttctgtcatgtgGACTCTGCATCATAGATGCACACATCCAATATTTATTACGTCCGTCACATACCAAGGATAACAAGTTGAACATCGTCCCAGACCATGAAAACTCTACTCTCCAATAAACATAATTTTTCCTTTGATGAATCCACAGAAACAAGTGCACCGCTCGGTTCTCCCGGGGAACATATCTCGTGCACCGGGGAATCTTGTGCTACCGGTGCACCCAGTCTCCGTATTTTGCATTTTACACGTTGTAAAATTATGAACTTTGTGAGAATATAAATACATACATATCTATAACAATATAATATTTTAGATACAAACTTCACAGTGCATATTTACAAACAAAAATGATAAATTATGGTAAAAACCGTGGCTAATATGAATTGTACCTTCAAACCAGTCCATTTTCATTATCAGCAATGAATTTTGTCATTTTTAGTTCTTATACTATGATTTGAATATGTATCTCAAAATTTATGGTGCGATTGATTCTTATAGCTACTATAATATAATTTGTTTTTAGAATTTTTCAACATTTGTAAAATGACTAATTTCAATCGGGTGCACCAATAGCACTAAATGCCTCGATGCACCAGATATTTACCCGGTTCTCCTGTCCTTTTATTTAACTAgaagataccccgcgcgttgctgcgaaaATTCTTTACAAATTTAGGAGACATGAGAATTAAGAAAAAAGTTTAGCTGATAATGTAAGTTTAATAGCTGCAATACATATCTCACCGGGCATCAAATATAAGTACTAATGTCTAGAGACTACTCCATATCGTTCAGAACAAAAAAACATAGATAACTGTCATGTCATGGAAATTATTACACATGCACGTATGTATGAATTTATGGTGATGCGGTTGTAGCTAGGCGTCTATAGTTCCAGTTAAGAAGAGGATGCTATGGCACACAACGGTAACATCAAGAAAGAAACATCATCAAGTGCAGTAGAAATAAACTGCAATCTTTTTTTGACATAAATAAACTGCTTCTGCTGGCACATATCAGTTGGTACCGTAAGGATGACTAAATTATTACACCAAGTAGTCCGACATCAAAGCAGCCAATGTGGTGACAAATCAAGCAGCAAGGCAACAGATGTGTGGTGCATAATGAAGTGTTGGGCATGGCACAATAAATGGCAACGAATACTGCTTCCATTTTTGCATGTTTTTAGGCGTCAGTtactgcatgcatgcgtgcatgcactTGATGCAGCAGTTCTCCGGTGTCTATCGAACGACTATGGTGGATTGATCTAGCATATCCAATGGCTAAATTAATttagatgatgtggctcaaggagaaggcaaagaattccttgtagtgggggctagctatttagatatagtagattACCACAATATGAAGAGCCGATAACCAGTGAAACAGATGTGAAGTTTGGTGGTATGGTGATTGGGAAGAAGAGATGTGTCAGCTAGGCATGACAATGAGGTCACACGTCAGGTTGTGCAATGTTGGCTCCGAAATTTTTTAGCTTCTAGGAAATTAACAATACATGGAAATTAAATTGAATAGAATTGGGTTGGTATATACACAACCAATTAAATGAATTGGTGTGCGTGACAGTAATTATACTGAACATTTATACTTTTATTAAAATAATTCAGTAGCTGTTACATTATTCATTACTTAGTTTGCAAAATTTGTAGTGTTTTTTGTTGCACTGTTTGAATGTATGCACTTCATAAAATAAAGAGTAAAATTCATCAACAGTCACTAAGCTCGTTCGTCGCGTGCAAAAAGGTCACTGAATTCAGAAACTGTAATGTTTCGGGTTGACAAACTTGTTCCGCGTGCGCACATACGGTCACCGCGCCCGTTTTCATACGTATTTTGCTTGCGTGGCGCTGTCTCACTTGCTGTACATTGCCACCTCATCGTTCGAGGGACTGCAGCAGCGGAATAGCGCGACTGGAGGGTGCTTTATGCAAAATGCCACGGCGGGCCAATTTCCCAAATTTCCGCCACATCCCTAACCCTAAATCCCCAATTTCCCTGTTCTTCTTTGTCTCGTTGCttcctcctctgtttcccctcccctcTCTTTTCTGTCCCCTCTTTTCTGTCGGTTGTTCATCCTCTTCGCCATGGCAGGCCTTGGTAGCTCGTCCGCCACCAACTCCGGGAGACGCCTCCCTTTAATCGATTGCTCGGACTGCGGTATGGTGGTTCTTCAAGTGCGAGATGCACAAGGTATCATCATTGACCTCACAGTagcatctctctctctttctctctctctctctctctctctctctctgtgtgtgtgtgtgtgtcttacaTCACTCATGTCTTGTGCGGGTTACATGCGATTTTTGGCACTGGGAGCAGAGTTATGAGGCATATCTCATTGAGCATGGTCATCTGAATGATGGTGGACATGAATATGTAGCTGTACAGGAGATGGAGGCTAccatgttgaagaagaaggaggaggaggccaccatgttgaagaagaaggaggaggaggaggaggccaccatgttgaagaagaagaagaagaaggaggaggaggaggaggaggaggaggacgcatggaaggagatggagaagggtgaaatgatgatgttgatgatggcaCTGTTAAATTTAGGGTTTGAAGTAGTTAAGCTGTTGAAATGTGTTATTGTGCTACTACTTGTGATTGTTGTTGTAGGAGTAGTTGCATTTTGAGATTGCAAAGTTAGTACCTTTTGTAATCCTGACTTGATTTCAATATGTGGCAATGTAATGTTCATGAGTACCAACCTTGGCCATTGTCGAGGCCTTGTCGACAAGCCTT
This portion of the Triticum dicoccoides isolate Atlit2015 ecotype Zavitan chromosome 7A, WEW_v2.0, whole genome shotgun sequence genome encodes:
- the LOC119329955 gene encoding cysteine synthase, chloroplastic/chromoplastic-like isoform X2, with the translated sequence MAPGVGEAEGAGRRGVPSLLAGGGTGQEEHIASDVTQLIGWTPLIELKRVAGKEGVGARIVGKMEAYQPLCSVKDRSALRMIEDAEEKGLISPGVTTLVEPTSGNLGLGLVLIALSKGYRFVAVMPGQYSLDKQILLRYMGAELFITAMVNARRLAMEEGLLVGISSGANLAACLKVAAREENKGKMIVTMFPSGGERYMNSDLFAAVREECIAMTF
- the LOC119329955 gene encoding cysteine synthase, chloroplastic/chromoplastic-like isoform X1, with the protein product MAPGVGEAEGAGRRGVPSLLAGGGTGQEEHIASDVTQLIGWTPLIELKRVAGKEGVGARIVGKMEAYQPLCSVKDRSALRMIEDAEEKGLISPGVTTLVEPTSGNLGLGLVLIALSKGYRFVAVMPGQYSLDKQILLRYMGAELFITGLIYLLTVTTEEAMVNARRLAMEEGLLVGISSGANLAACLKVAAREENKGKMIVTMFPSGGERYMNSDLFAAVREECIAMTF